The following proteins are encoded in a genomic region of Arachis stenosperma cultivar V10309 chromosome 4, arast.V10309.gnm1.PFL2, whole genome shotgun sequence:
- the LOC130976205 gene encoding LOB domain-containing protein 4-like produces the protein MKEGGRKQGSASPCAACKLLRRRCAADCVFAPYFPADEPHKFANVHKVFGASNVNKMLQELPEHQRGDAVSSMVYEANARVRDPVYGCVGAISSLQQQIDALQIQLAVAQAEAVHLRVRQTQTASCSYWTQPHSPTNSASPSSKPIFDIDMGLDHTSYADSMWS, from the exons ATGAAAGAGGGTGGTAGGAAGCAGGGTTCAGCCTCACCTTGTGCTGCATGCAAGCTTCTTCGCCGAAGGTGCGCCGCGGATTGCGTCTTTGCGCCGTATTTCCCGGCCGACGAGCCTCACAAGTTTGCAAATGTGCATAAGGTCTTTGGTGCCAGCAATGTCAACAAGATGCTTCAG GAGCTACCAGAGCATCAGAGAGGAGATGCAGTGAGCAGCATGGTGTATGAGGCAAATGCAAGAGTGAGGGACCCTGTTTATGGCTGTGTGGGAGCCATCTCTTCTCTTCAACAACAAATTGATGCGTTGCAAATCCAATTGGCTGTGGCTCAGGCTGAGGCTGTGCATCTCAGGGTGCGCCAGACCCAGACTGCATCCTGCTCTTACTGGACCCAACCCCATAGCCCAACCAATAGTGCCTCCCCATCCTCCAAGCCCATTTTTGACATCGACATGGGCCTTGACCATACCTCTTATGCAGATTCTATGTGGTcatga
- the LOC130974892 gene encoding protein NRT1/ PTR FAMILY 2.8-like, giving the protein MENATTNSSCEEEQIQDEHASAPETQEAGGWRSVYYIIGNESFEKLASMSLISNLTMYLLTRYNLSAIFVVNVVQIWNGSSNVASIIGAFISDTYLGRFRTLLFGSIASLLGILIMTLTAGIHQLRPANCTNRPHCQWPQPWQLGILFFALAMLSVGAGGIRPCNIAFGADQFNTKTEKGRAQLESFFNWWYFTFTIALVIALTGVVYIQTNVSWTLGFAIPTLCLAFSIAIFLIGRHTYIRKKPQGSVFSDMAKVITAACRKCKLKTSDRTRYYDPAPSESDHNNVRLVRTDRFKFLEKAAIISDPSELNEQLKPKNVWRLCSLHQVEELKCLLGILPVWVTGICCFIVMDQQNTFGVLQVIQTNRSIGKHFKVPPGWMNLFSMVALSIWIYIYECIYIRVTKKINKKATRLSMSLRIRIGILLSILCMLVAAIVEQKRRDSALRAKSFASPMSFAVLLPQFALSGLNEAFAAVSIMEFFTTEMPESMRTVAGAVFFLSLSVANYLGSLIVNIIHKATSHGGRNSWLGGHDLNDNKLDYYYYLIAALGVLNFVYFNFFASHFLGKKPSNDTKKVQPKNSIPNQQNGEPPQEKEFDITIDPR; this is encoded by the exons ATGGAGAATGCAACAACCAATTCTTCATGTGAAGAGGAACAAATACAAGATGAGCATGCATCTGCACCAGAGACACAAGAAGCAGGAGGATGGAGATCAGTCTACTACATTATTG GTAATGAGTCGTTCGAAAAATTGGCATCAATGAGTTTGATATCGAATCTGACGATGTACCTGCTAACGAGGTACAACTTGAGTGCGATATTTGTGGTGAATGTGGTTCAAATTTGGAATGGATCATCCAATGTTGCATCCATAATCGGTGCTTTCATTTCTGATACTTATTTGGGAAGGTTTCGCACCCTCTTATTTGGCTCCATTGCATCACTTCTG GGTATATTGATAATGACCCTAACAGCAGGTATACATCAATTGAGGCCTGCTAACTGCACTAATAGGCCACATTGCCAGTGGCCACAACCGTGGCAGCTTGGTATACTCTTTTTCGCCCTCGCCATGTTATCTGTTGGCGCAGGTGGAATTAGGCCGTGCAACATTGCATTTGGTGCTGACCAATTCAATACCAAAACAGAGAAAGGCAGGGCACAATTGGAAAGTTTTTTCAATTGGTGGTACTTCACCTTCACCATTGCACTTGTGATCGCGCTAACTGGCGTTGTCTACATTCAAACCAATGTTAGCTGGACCTTAGGATTCGCCATTCCAACACTCTGCCTTGCTTTCTCAATAGCAATCTTCTTAATCGGCCGGCACACTTACATTCGAAAGAAGCCTCAGGGGAGTGTCTTCTCTGATATGGCAAAGGTGATCACTGCAGCGTGTCGAAAGTGCAAGCTTAAGACCTCTGATAGAACACGTTACTATGATCCTGCTCCATCAGAATCGGACCACAACAATGTTAGGCTTGTTCGTACAGATAGGTTCAAATTTCTTGAGAAGGCTGCTATAATTTCTGATCCTAGTGAGTTGAATGAACAATTGAAGCCGAAAAATGTTTGGAGGCTTTGTAGCTTGCATCAAGTTGAAGAATTAAAATGCTTATTGGGAATTCTACCAGTTTGGGTGACAGGAATCTGTTGCTTCATTGTAATGGATCAGCAGAACACATTTGGTGTTCTTCAAGTTATTCAAACAAACAGATCAATTGGGAAACATTTCAAAGTTCCACCAGGTTGGATGAACTTGTTCTCAATGGTAGCACTTTCAATTTGGATCTACATCTATGAATGCATCTACATTCGAGTgacaaagaaaattaacaaaaagGCTACTCGGTTAAGCATGAGCCTAAGAATCAGAATTGGGATTCTTTTGTCAATTTTGTGCATGCTTGTGGCCGCGATCGTCGAGCAGAAGCGCCGCGACTCAGCTTTGAGAGCAAAATCATTTGCTTCGCCGATGAGCTTCGCAGTGCTGCTGCCACAGTTTGCGCTGTCGGGTCTCAACGAAGCCTTCGCTGCCGTGTCCATAATGGAATTCTTCACAACGGAGATGCCTGAGAGCATGAGGACTGTGGCTGGTGCTGTTTTCTTTCTGAGCTTGTCAGTTGCAAACTACTTAGGATCATTGATTGTGAACATTATCCATAAAGCTACATCACACGGTGGGAGAAATTCATGGCTTGGTGGACATGATTTGAATGACAATAAGCTTGATTACTACTATTATCTCATTGCTGCACTTGgtgttttgaattttgtttaCTTCAATTTCTTTGCTAGCCATTTCTTGGGTAAAAAACCTAGCAATGATACAAAAAAGGTGCAGCCAAAGAATTCAATACCAAACCAGCAGAATGGAGAGCCACCTCAAGAGAAGGAATTTGACATAACAATTGATCCAAGATGA